A single window of Gossypium hirsutum isolate 1008001.06 chromosome A10, Gossypium_hirsutum_v2.1, whole genome shotgun sequence DNA harbors:
- the LOC107895473 gene encoding ABC transporter B family member 11, whose amino-acid sequence MCILFSSYGFAFWYGGKMMLDKGYTAGTVINVIFAVVLSSLNLGLASTCLTAFAAGQAAAFKMFEVIQRKPKIDAYSPKGRKMDDISGQIELRDVYFSYPARPKELILKGFSLFIPSGKTAALVGRSGSGKSTVISLIEMFYDPMTGEVLIDGVDLRKLQLKSIRRKIGLVSQEPVLFGSRSIRENIAYGREGASSEDVIAAAVLANAADFISKLPQGLDTMVGEQGIQLSGGQKQRIAIARAILKSPRILLLDEATSALDGESERIVQGALERAMLNRTVIVVSHRLSTVMNAHFIAVIHRGRIVQKGSHAELLKDRKGLYNQLLRLQDIGKEMKRDISVRDSLEIGPQSLSAPHRHFLHTTKSQEAMPELPSKSEASDKGPPQVPLSRLARLNSPEIPVLLLGALLAVANGVILPIFGTVLSGIIKTFSEPPQELSKDSKFWALMFVVLGFASFLSHSLSTYFFAVAGCKLIQRVRSICFEKVVNMDIGWFDEPQHSSGAIGTRLSTDAVLVRRVVGDSLAILAQSTATAVAGLVIAFQANWQLALAILALLPLIGISGYGQLKSMKGFTANAKKMYEEANQVANEAVGSMRTVSSFCAEKKVVKQYEKKCEAPLKAGIRHGLISGIGLGMSSFFLFFAYAISFYVGALVVHHGKATFHQVFRVFFALSVTAIGISQSNSLAPNTSKAKVSVASIFEILDQRSKIDPSQNCGKRSKHVKGDIQFRHVRFRYPSRPDIKIFRDLCLTIRAGMTIALVGESGSGKSTFISLLQRFYEPDAGRITLDGIEISKLQLKWLRQQMGLVSQEPVLFNDTIRANIAYGKAGNVTEAEIVTAAKLANAHNFISSLQQGYNTVVGERGIDLSGGQKQRVAIARAVIRAPKILLLDEATSALDAKCERAVQEALERVMVGQTTVVVSHRLSTIKGADLIAVIRNGVIVEKGRHETLIKIKDGFYASLMAPRNKM is encoded by the exons ATGTGTATTTTATTCAGCAGCTATGGGTTTGCTTTTTGGTATGGAGGGAAAATGATGCTGGACAAAGGCTACACCGCAGGGACTGTCATCAACGTCATTTTTGCTGTTGTCCTTAGCTCCTT GAATCTAGGACTGGCATCTACATGCTTGACTGCCTTTGCTGCAGGGCAAGCTGCAGCCTTCAAGATGTTCGAGGTAATTCAAAGGAAACCAAAGATCGACGCATATAGTCCAAAGGGAAGAAAAATGGATGATATTTCAGGCCAAATCGAACTAAGGGATGTTTATTTCAGCTACCCAGCAAGACCCAAAGAGCTAATACTTAAAGGCTTCTCTCTTTTTATACCCAGCGGTAAAACAGCCGCTCTGGTGGGACGCAGTGGAAGTGGGAAATCGACGGTGATTAGCTTGATAGAAATGTTTTACGATCCAATGACTGGGGAGGTACTGATCGACGGTGTTGATCTGAGAAAGTTGCAGCTTAAATCGATAAGGCGGAAAATAGGGCTGGTTTCGCAGGAACCAGTGTTGTTTGGTTCGAGGAGCATTAGAGAGAATATAGCGTATGGAAGGGAGGGTGCGAGCAGTGAAGATGTAATAGCTGCTGCTGTGCTTGCCAATGCCGCTGACTTCATCTCTAAATTGCCTCAG GGACTAGACACAATGGTGGGTGAGCAAGGCATTCAGCTATCTGGGGGACAAAAACAGAGGATCGCCATTGCTAGAGCTATTCTGAAAAGCCCCAGAATTCTACTATTAGACGAAGCTACAAGCGCTCTCGATGGAGAATCCGAGAGGATCGTTCAAGGCGCACTGGAAAGAGCTATGCTCAACCGAACTGTCATCGTTGTATCCCATCGCTTGAGCACCGTAATGAATGCACATTTCATCGCAGTTATTCATCGGGGAAGGATTGTTCAAAAAG GTTCACACGCAGAGCTACTCAAGGATCGTAAAGGATTGTACAACCAGCTCCTAAGGTTGCAAGATATTGGCAAAGAGATGAAACGGGATATATCAGTTCGTGATTCTTTAGAAATTGGTCCCCAATCCTTATCAGCTCCTCATCGTCATTTTCTACACACTACTAAATCACAAGAGGCAATGCCTGAATTGCCTTCAAAATCAGAAGCCTCAGATAAAGGACCTCCACAAGTCCCACTTTCTCGCCTAGCTCGCCTTAACAGCCCAGAGATACCTGTATTGCTCTTAGGAGCTCTGCTAGCTGTGGCTAATGGTGTGATATTGCCAATCTTTGGCACTGTGCTTTCTGGTATAATCAAAACGTTCTCTGAGCCACCTCAGGAACTCAGCAAGGATTCCAAGTTTTGGGCACTAATGTTTGTTGTTCTTGGCTTTGCATCTTTCTTGTCTCACTCATTGAGCACCTACTTTTTCGCCGTTGCTGGCTGTAAGTTAATACAGAGGGTGCGATCAATATGCTTTGAGAAAGTAGTAAACATGGATATAGGTTGGTTTGATGAGCCTCAACACTCGAGTGGTGCAATTGGAACAAGGCTGTCCACGGATGCAGTTTTGGTAAGAAGGGTGGTTGGGGACTCACTGGCTATTCTTGCTCAGAGTACGGCTACTGCAGTCGCCGGTCTGGTCATTGCTTTTCAAGCAAATTGGCAACTGGCTCTGGCCATCCTTGCTTTGCTACCTCTTATAGGGATAAGTGGATATGGTCAACTCAAATCCATGAAAGGATTCACTGCCAATGCCAAG AAAATGTATGAGGAGGCCAACCAGGTGGCGAATGAAGCCGTCGGGAGTATGAGGACTGTTTCTTCGTTCTGTGCCGAAAAGAAAGTGGTGAAACAGTACGAAAAGAAATGTGAAGCCCCTCTAAAGGCTGGAATACGACATGGATTGATCAGTGGCATAGGTTTAGGAATGTCATCCTTCTTCCTGTTTTTTGCCTATGCTATCAGTTTTTATGTTGGAGCCCTTGTAGTTCATCATGGCAAGGCAACTTTCCATCAGGTTTTTCGA GTGTTTTTTGCTCTCAGTGTAACTGCCATTGGTATTTCTCAGTCAAACTCCCTCGCCCCGAACACCAGTAAAGCCAAGGTTTCCGTAGCTtccatttttgaaatcctggacCAGAGATCCAAAATAGACCCCAGTCAGAATTGCGGAAAAAGATCGAAACATGTTAAGGGAGATATTCAGTTTAGGCATGTCAGGTTCAGGTATCCTTCAAGGCCTGATATTAAAATATTCCGAGACCTTTGTTTGACGATTCGCGCCGGCATG ACAATTGCTCTAGTTGGAGAAAGTGGAAGTGGGAAGTCAACATTCATATCATTGTTGCAAAGATTTTATGAACCAGATGCAGGTCGTATCACATTAGATGGAATTGAGATCTCAAAGTTGCAGCTAAAATGGCTAAGGCAGCAGATGGGTTTGGTGAGCCAGGAGCCTGTCCTATTCAACGACACCATCCGAGCAAACATTGCATATGGGAAGGCAGGAAATGTGACAGAGGCTGAAATCGTGACTGCAGCAAAATTAGCAAATGCCCACAACTTCATCAGCAGCTTGCAACAGGGGTACAACACGGTGGTAGGCGAACGAGGTATTGATTTGTCTGGAGGGCAAAAGCAACGGGTGGCAATTGCACGTGCCGTAATCAGAGCTCCGAAGATACTACTACTAGATGAAGCCACCAGTGCTCTCGATGCCAAGTGTGAACGAGCAGTTCAAGAAGCACTAGAGCGAGTTATGGTCGGGCAGACAACAGTAGTGGTGAGCCACCGGTTATCAACAATCAAGGGTGCGGATTTGATTGCAGTGATTAGGAATGGAGTTATAGTTGAGAAAGGAAGGCACGAAACGTTAATCAAAATCAAGGATGGTTTTTATGCCTCCTTGATGGCCCCTAGAAACAAAATGTAA
- the LOC107896559 gene encoding probable GTP diphosphokinase CRSH, chloroplastic, with protein sequence MVAITSVEALFPKLKMGECVPKSHLLPLSSSIPQQQRPFICRAEASATNASTATATALEQSGGGKMVVELVGAFNQLTQEINVLSSSSSRLLFKSLKLSIPILRALPHAPDGRRLLSKALSLALLLAHLQMDAEVISAGLLIQVVEAGAISIYQVRDRIGIGTAHLLHESLRLKNIPSKVDVLDDDSAAALRKFCLTYYDIRALILDLAVKLDTMRHLDYLPRYQQQMLSLEVLKIYSPLAHAVGTNYLSLELEDLSFRYLFPYSYLYVDTWLRSHETGNKSLIDIYKEELLQALKADPILADMVDGISVKGRYKSRYSTMKKLLRDGRKPEEVNDVLGLRVILNPRSGIDMSQVGERACYRTHEIVQSLWKEMPHRTKDYIARPKANGYKSLHMAVDVSDNGTPRPLMEIQIRTTEMDMLATGGTAAHSLYKGGLTDPEEAKRLKTIMIAAAELAALRLKDFPSTIHKGLEFGQGDEVFRLLDKNGDGKISIEELMEVMEELGASGEDAREMMQLLDSNSDGSLSTDEFDLFQKQVEFMRNLEDKDVKYKAMLNDKLQLADNSGLIQVYSKEFGDRLAN encoded by the exons ATGGTGGCAATAACATCGGTGGAGGCGCTGTTCCCCAAATTAAAGATGGGAGAATGCGTACCCAAATCCCATTTATTACCACTCTCATCATCTATTCCGCAGCAGCAGCGGCCATTCATTTGCAGAGCTGAAGCGTCGGCAACTAATGCAAGTACGGCGACAGCGACTGCGTTGGAGCAGAGTGGAGGTGGGAAGATGGTGGTGGAGTTGGTAGGAGCCTTCAACCAGTTGACCCAGGAGATCAACGTGTTATCCAGCAGCTCCTCTCGCTTGCTTTTCAAGTCTCTCAAGCTCTCCATCCCCATCTTGCGGGCCTTGCCTCACGCTCCGGATGGTCGCCGTCTTCTCTCTAAGGCCTTGTCTCTCGCTCTCCTTCTCGCCCATCTCCAG ATGGATGCCGAAGTTATTTCAGCTGGTTTACTCATCCAAGTTGTGGAAGCAGGTGCCATTTCCATCTACCAAGTCCGAGATCGTATTGGTATCGGTACTGCTCATCTTTTGCATGAAAGCTTGCGTTTGAAGAATATCCCTTCCAAAGTTGATGTTTTGGATGATGACAGTGCGGCCGCCCTCCGAAAATTTTGTCTTACTTACTATGACATCAGGGCTCTCATTTTGGACCTTGCTGTCAAGCTCGATACGATGAGGCATCTTGATTACCTCCCAAGGTATCAGCAGCAAATGCTTTCTCTCGAGGTTCTGAAGATATATTCCCCCTTGGCTCATGCTGTGGGAACCAACTACTTGTCGCTGGAGCTCGAGGATCTCTCCTTCCGTTATCTCTTTCCTTATTCATACCTATACGTTGATACATGGCTACGAAGCCATGAGACTGGAAATAAGTCTCTGATTGACATATACAAGGAAGAGCTGCTCCAAGCTTTGAAAGCTGATCCTATCTTAGCTGACATGGTCGATGGTATATCTGTTAAGGGCCGCTACAAAAGCCGGTACAGCACAATGAAGAAGCTCTTGAGAGATGGGCGTAAGCCGGAAGAAGTAAACGATGTTCTCGGATTACGAGTCATATTGAACCCTAGGTCTGGCATAGACATGTCACAAGTAGGTGAAAGAGCATGCTATAGGACACACGAAATAGTTCAATCGTTATGGAAAGAAATGCCTCATAGAACAAAAGACTATATTGCAAGGCCCAAAGCAAATGGGTATAAGAGCTTGCATATGGCAGTGGATGTAAGCGACAATGGAACACCTAGACCACTTATGGAAATACAAATACGCACTACGGAAATGGACATGTTAGCCACAGGTGGAACTGCAGCCCATTCATTGTACAAAGGTGGCCTAACTGATCCAGAAGAG GCAAAGAGACTTAAGACCATAATGATTGCAGCAGCAGAACTTGCAGCACTGCGGCTTAAAGATTTCCCATCCACAATTCATAAAGGCCTCGAGTTTGGTCAAGGAGATGAAGTATTCCGCCTTCTCGACAAGAATGGTGACGGGAAGATTAGCATCGAAGAACTAATGGAAGTTATGGAAGAGCTTGGTGCATCAGGGGAAGATGCCCGAGAAATGATGCAGCTCCTTGACTCAAACAGTGATGGTTCTCTAAGTACTGATGAATTTGACTTGTTCCAAAAACAG GTTGAATTTATGCGTAATTTAGAGGACAAAGATGTGAAATACAAGGCAATGTTGAACGACAAGCTCCAACTAGCAGACAACAGTGGGTTGATTCAGGTATATAGTAAAGAATTTGGTGACAGGCTTGCGAATTAG